One part of the Tunicatimonas pelagia genome encodes these proteins:
- a CDS encoding quinol:cytochrome C oxidoreductase → MATHTSTESVQEEYFQFTSSIKKQLTIIGIVGAVLFVLGLLYLMIWGGGHGHEAEVAGAAAEGAHGGEGHEFHWYERLFTNLWINNVYFTGLAVVGLFFTALQYAAQAGWSASIKRIPEAFGAWLPYAGVLMLVVFVVAWLSHSNLFHWTHSYLYDESDPRYDYIIAGKQAYLNIPFYLGRMVLYFVLWYMMYRYIRKESLAEDKLGGVSHFHKMVKYSTIFIIIFAVTSSTSAWDWVLSIDTHWFSTMFGWYVFASWFVSGLAAITLMVVLLREAGYLTIINSSHLHDLGKFVFAFSIFWTYVWFSQFLLIYYANIPEETIYFVERLNSDYYSPIFFINLILNFFFPFLVFMTRDSKRHTIIIKVVCVVVLVGHWLDFYLMVTPGVLKENGNFGILEVGLAMVYLSAFLFVVLGNLAKAPLVARNHPMLQESLHHHT, encoded by the coding sequence ATGGCGACTCATACATCTACAGAAAGTGTACAGGAAGAGTACTTCCAATTTACTAGTAGTATTAAAAAGCAGCTCACTATTATCGGGATAGTTGGAGCAGTGCTATTTGTACTGGGATTACTGTACTTAATGATTTGGGGCGGTGGTCATGGCCACGAAGCTGAAGTTGCTGGAGCAGCAGCTGAGGGAGCCCACGGCGGAGAAGGCCACGAGTTTCATTGGTACGAAAGATTGTTTACCAACTTGTGGATTAACAATGTGTACTTCACCGGACTAGCAGTAGTCGGATTATTCTTCACTGCTTTGCAATATGCGGCTCAGGCCGGATGGTCTGCCTCTATTAAGCGGATACCCGAAGCTTTTGGGGCTTGGCTACCTTACGCTGGAGTGCTAATGCTGGTAGTATTTGTAGTAGCTTGGCTTAGCCATAGCAATCTATTTCACTGGACACATAGTTACCTGTACGATGAGAGTGATCCCCGCTACGACTACATTATCGCTGGCAAGCAAGCTTACTTGAATATTCCATTCTACCTTGGCCGTATGGTATTGTACTTTGTGCTCTGGTATATGATGTATCGCTATATTCGGAAAGAGTCGTTAGCTGAAGACAAGCTGGGTGGGGTAAGCCATTTTCACAAAATGGTAAAATACTCAACGATCTTCATTATCATATTTGCCGTAACATCTTCTACTTCGGCTTGGGATTGGGTGCTATCAATTGATACTCACTGGTTTAGTACTATGTTTGGATGGTACGTGTTTGCTAGTTGGTTTGTGTCGGGCTTAGCTGCTATTACTTTAATGGTAGTTTTGTTACGGGAGGCGGGCTACCTGACCATCATCAATTCTAGCCACCTACACGACCTGGGAAAATTCGTTTTTGCCTTCAGTATTTTCTGGACGTACGTGTGGTTTAGTCAGTTTTTGCTAATTTATTACGCCAACATTCCTGAAGAAACCATTTATTTTGTGGAACGGTTGAATAGTGACTACTATTCACCTATATTCTTCATCAACCTAATCCTGAACTTCTTCTTTCCCTTCCTGGTTTTTATGACAAGGGATTCTAAACGACATACAATAATTATCAAGGTCGTTTGTGTGGTAGTGCTAGTCGGGCACTGGCTGGACTTTTACCTGATGGTAACACCTGGCGTCCTAAAAGAAAATGGAAATTTTGGTATTCTGGAAGTTGGATTAGCTATGGTTTACCTTTCCGCCTTCCTATTTGTCGTGCTAGGTAATCTAGCTAAAGCACCGTTGGTGGCTCGTAACCACCCAATGTTGCAAGAGAGTTTACATCATCATACTTAA
- a CDS encoding TAT-variant-translocated molybdopterin oxidoreductase: protein MKQTKKRYWKGLEELRNDAEFVKRADKEFPEYLPMEAQSGNDTSNTRRDFLKMMGFGISAATLAACEAPIRKAIPYVVKPVDVDPSIPNYYASTYMDGGDYCSIVVKTREGRPIKIEGNNRSAVSQGGTNAQVQASVLSLYDKQRLQGPVMNGAAASWADLDNDIRQKMRKGGAMALVSYTILSPTTQKAIDELLAAYPGMEHIQYDPISADGMLAANQASFGKAALPAYEFSKADVIVSLGADFLGTWIAPIIYAKQYAKTRKVSQQQQKMSRHYQFETALTLTGANADYRSQIKPSQEGAVVAQLYNLVAAKAGGSRVNAPEVTDVKFLEKAANDLLSARGKSLVVSNSNDPAVQGMVNAINNTLGNYGTTLDINTPTYYRKGNNQAMERMASRLEQGQLKGVIFYNCNPVYDFYQGEMIGNTIANADISISTSDRMDETASAVTHVAPDNHYLESWNDAMPQQGQLSLVQPAITPIFDTRQAQSSFLTWANSTETDYYTYLKNNWQETAFAAQSGVSTFDMFWDKALYDGVLELSVAPATNEDTADEAMADESSPASFSGNVSSFASSIGKNYGNAGDGLELVLYQKVGVGNGRQANNPWLQEMPDPISKACWDNYIAIPQSMARELDLKMSEGKTRKARVTVGEQSVELPVMVQPGQTAGTVSIALGYGRANAGKVADGLGKNVYPMVAKVNGYAAYYQTGVQFELLDEAYNIAQTQTHQTYMGRETVIQDATLAEYKENPKAGRYEFKVETYEGPKDPKDISLWKGHKYPNHHWVMAIDLNSCIGCGACTVACQVENNVPVVGRQEVINRRDMHWIRIDRYYSSDEEAAADPDETKLEIASDNPEVTFQPMLCQQCNNAPCETVCPVAATTHSSEGLNQMTYNRCIGTRYCANNCPYKVRRFNWFKYHDNKQFSDVNMAMNDDLGKMVLNPDVTVRARGVMEKCTFCVQRIQAGKLEAKKEGRRPKDGEINTACATACPTEAITFGDYNDPNSSIAQLVTQEAEGRAYNVLHEIGVSPNIWYLTKIRNQDQSEEMNA from the coding sequence ATGAAACAAACAAAAAAGCGATACTGGAAAGGGTTAGAAGAGCTGCGAAACGATGCTGAATTCGTAAAGCGTGCTGACAAAGAGTTTCCGGAGTACTTACCTATGGAAGCTCAGTCAGGGAATGACACTTCTAACACCCGCCGCGACTTTTTAAAAATGATGGGCTTTGGCATTAGTGCCGCAACCTTAGCTGCCTGCGAAGCTCCCATCAGAAAAGCCATTCCTTACGTAGTAAAACCAGTAGATGTTGATCCGTCTATCCCTAACTACTACGCTTCCACTTACATGGATGGGGGCGACTACTGTAGTATTGTAGTTAAAACCCGCGAGGGGCGACCCATAAAAATTGAAGGTAATAACCGCTCTGCTGTTAGTCAGGGTGGTACTAACGCCCAAGTACAGGCTTCGGTACTGTCGCTATACGATAAGCAACGTTTACAAGGTCCGGTAATGAACGGCGCAGCTGCTTCTTGGGCCGATTTAGACAATGACATCCGGCAGAAAATGCGAAAGGGCGGGGCTATGGCATTGGTAAGCTACACCATTCTTAGCCCTACTACCCAAAAAGCAATTGATGAATTACTGGCGGCTTACCCCGGCATGGAACATATTCAGTATGATCCTATTTCTGCTGATGGGATGCTGGCTGCTAATCAGGCTTCTTTTGGTAAAGCAGCTTTACCGGCTTACGAATTTAGCAAAGCGGATGTAATCGTCAGCTTAGGAGCAGATTTCTTAGGTACTTGGATTGCACCAATTATCTACGCGAAGCAATACGCTAAGACCCGGAAAGTAAGTCAGCAGCAACAGAAGATGTCGCGCCACTATCAATTTGAGACTGCTTTGACATTAACTGGGGCGAATGCTGATTATCGTTCGCAGATTAAACCATCTCAAGAGGGCGCGGTTGTAGCTCAGCTTTACAATCTTGTTGCTGCGAAGGCTGGAGGTAGCCGAGTGAATGCCCCTGAAGTGACCGACGTGAAATTCTTAGAGAAAGCGGCTAATGATCTGCTAAGTGCTCGGGGAAAATCGCTCGTTGTATCCAATTCTAATGATCCGGCAGTGCAAGGGATGGTCAACGCGATTAATAACACCTTAGGTAATTACGGAACAACGTTGGATATTAATACTCCGACTTACTATCGTAAGGGAAATAACCAGGCGATGGAGCGAATGGCTAGTCGATTGGAACAAGGGCAACTAAAAGGAGTGATTTTCTATAATTGTAATCCGGTGTATGATTTTTATCAGGGTGAAATGATCGGTAATACGATTGCGAACGCTGATATTAGCATTTCTACGTCAGATCGGATGGATGAAACGGCATCGGCAGTTACACACGTTGCACCTGATAACCATTACTTAGAGTCGTGGAATGATGCGATGCCCCAGCAAGGCCAATTGAGTCTGGTGCAGCCCGCAATCACCCCTATCTTTGATACTCGTCAGGCGCAGAGTTCATTCTTAACTTGGGCCAACAGTACTGAAACTGACTACTATACCTATCTTAAAAATAACTGGCAGGAAACTGCTTTTGCTGCTCAAAGTGGAGTTAGCACCTTTGATATGTTCTGGGATAAAGCCCTGTACGACGGAGTGCTAGAACTTTCAGTAGCGCCAGCGACCAACGAAGATACAGCAGATGAGGCTATGGCCGATGAAAGTTCTCCGGCTTCCTTCTCCGGTAATGTTAGCAGCTTTGCATCTAGCATTGGCAAAAACTACGGGAATGCCGGCGATGGCTTGGAGCTAGTGCTTTATCAAAAAGTAGGAGTCGGTAACGGACGGCAAGCCAATAATCCTTGGTTGCAAGAGATGCCCGACCCAATCTCTAAAGCTTGCTGGGACAATTATATCGCTATTCCTCAGAGTATGGCTCGCGAATTAGACCTAAAAATGAGCGAAGGGAAAACCCGTAAAGCTCGGGTAACGGTGGGCGAGCAATCAGTAGAACTACCCGTAATGGTGCAGCCTGGGCAAACTGCCGGAACGGTTAGCATAGCATTAGGATACGGCCGAGCCAATGCTGGTAAAGTAGCAGATGGACTAGGGAAAAACGTATATCCGATGGTAGCGAAGGTAAACGGTTACGCTGCTTACTACCAAACTGGGGTGCAGTTTGAGCTACTAGACGAAGCGTACAATATCGCTCAGACGCAGACGCACCAGACGTATATGGGGCGAGAAACGGTTATTCAGGATGCTACCTTAGCCGAGTACAAGGAAAATCCGAAAGCCGGACGCTACGAATTTAAAGTAGAAACCTACGAAGGCCCGAAAGATCCCAAAGATATATCACTTTGGAAAGGGCATAAGTACCCAAATCACCACTGGGTGATGGCGATTGATTTGAATAGTTGTATTGGGTGTGGAGCTTGTACGGTAGCTTGTCAGGTAGAAAATAATGTTCCGGTGGTAGGCCGACAAGAGGTGATTAATCGTCGGGATATGCACTGGATTCGGATTGACCGCTACTACAGTAGCGATGAGGAAGCCGCCGCCGATCCGGACGAGACAAAATTGGAGATTGCTTCCGATAATCCGGAAGTAACGTTCCAACCTATGCTTTGCCAGCAGTGTAACAATGCACCCTGCGAAACAGTATGTCCGGTAGCAGCAACTACCCACAGTTCAGAAGGGTTGAACCAAATGACGTACAACCGCTGTATCGGAACGCGCTACTGTGCCAACAACTGCCCGTATAAAGTGCGTCGCTTTAACTGGTTTAAGTACCATGATAACAAGCAGTTCAGTGATGTGAATATGGCCATGAATGATGATCTGGGCAAGATGGTACTGAATCCTGATGTTACCGTACGAGCGCGCGGAGTGATGGAGAAATGTACATTCTGTGTGCAAAGAATTCAGGCCGGAAAGCTGGAAGCCAAGAAAGAGGGGCGTCGTCCCAAAGATGGTGAGATCAATACGGCTTGTGCTACTGCTTGTCCTACTGAAGCAATTACCTTCGGCGACTATAATGATCCAAACAGTAGCATCGCCCAATTAGTTACTCAAGAAGCAGAAGGACGAGCCTATAACGTGTTGCACGAAATTGGGGTTAGCCCTAACATCTGGTATCTGACCAAGATCAGAAATCAGGATCAGTCAGAAGAAATGAACGCATAA
- the nrfD gene encoding NrfD/PsrC family molybdoenzyme membrane anchor subunit, whose product MEVTSPVRKPLVTGGKTVHDVTVDVCRRVEEKPTITWFLAVATSLGLLTIGLYAVAMTLWDGIGMWGLNKTVGWAWDITNFVWWVGIGHAGTLISAILLLFRQRWRMSINRAAEAMTIFAVICAAMFPVLHMGRPWLGAYWALPLPNTFGSLWVNFNSPLLWDVFAISTYFTVSLVFWYIGLIPDFATIRDRAKGIISRTVYGALAFGWNGSARTWERYEAVALILAGLATPLVLSVHTIVSFDFATSVIPGWHTTIFPPYFVAGAIFSGFAMVLTLMLITRKVYKLEDYITISHIEMMNIVIIVTGSIVGVAYITELFMAWYSGVEYEQYAFLNRATGPYWWAYWTMMTCNVISPQLFWIKKVRTSIVATFILSIVVNIGMWFERFVIIVTSLHRDYLPSSWAMFQPTVYDLGIYIFTFGLFFTFFFLFAKFFPVINMAEVKSILKATGEKQPAMRESATTTQSVEEMSPTTSKN is encoded by the coding sequence ATGGAAGTGACTTCCCCAGTACGTAAGCCTTTAGTGACCGGTGGGAAAACCGTTCACGATGTTACCGTAGATGTTTGTCGCCGAGTTGAGGAGAAACCAACCATCACTTGGTTTTTAGCCGTTGCTACCTCTTTAGGTTTATTAACGATAGGTCTTTATGCAGTGGCTATGACACTGTGGGATGGTATTGGAATGTGGGGGCTTAATAAAACGGTTGGCTGGGCCTGGGATATTACCAACTTTGTGTGGTGGGTAGGTATTGGTCACGCCGGAACCTTAATTTCAGCTATTCTACTATTATTCCGTCAGCGCTGGCGGATGTCCATTAACCGGGCAGCGGAAGCAATGACAATTTTTGCCGTAATATGTGCGGCTATGTTTCCAGTACTGCACATGGGGCGACCATGGTTGGGTGCTTACTGGGCACTGCCTTTGCCTAACACTTTCGGGTCGCTTTGGGTAAACTTTAATTCTCCTTTATTGTGGGACGTATTTGCGATTAGCACGTACTTTACGGTTTCGTTGGTATTTTGGTACATTGGGCTAATTCCTGACTTTGCTACTATTCGTGACCGAGCAAAGGGAATTATCTCCCGCACGGTATACGGAGCGTTAGCGTTCGGGTGGAACGGTTCAGCCCGTACTTGGGAACGCTACGAAGCCGTTGCGTTGATCCTAGCCGGTTTGGCTACCCCGCTTGTTCTCTCAGTACATACCATTGTATCTTTCGACTTTGCCACTTCCGTAATTCCGGGTTGGCATACTACTATCTTCCCGCCCTACTTTGTTGCCGGGGCAATTTTCTCCGGTTTTGCAATGGTACTTACGCTGATGCTCATTACTCGTAAGGTTTACAAGCTGGAAGATTATATTACAATCAGTCACATTGAGATGATGAATATCGTCATCATCGTAACCGGATCAATTGTAGGGGTTGCCTACATCACCGAACTATTTATGGCGTGGTACTCAGGGGTAGAGTACGAGCAGTATGCTTTCTTGAACCGGGCTACCGGGCCGTACTGGTGGGCATACTGGACTATGATGACCTGTAATGTAATTTCACCGCAGTTGTTTTGGATCAAAAAGGTTAGAACTAGCATTGTAGCCACTTTTATTTTATCAATTGTTGTAAATATCGGGATGTGGTTTGAGCGCTTTGTTATTATTGTTACCTCGCTGCACCGCGACTATTTACCTTCGTCGTGGGCAATGTTCCAACCTACTGTTTACGACTTAGGGATTTATATTTTCACTTTCGGTCTCTTCTTCACCTTCTTCTTCTTGTTTGCCAAATTTTTCCCAGTGATAAATATGGCGGAAGTGAAGAGTATTCTGAAGGCCACTGGCGAGAAGCAGCCTGCCATGCGAGAGTCGGCTACTACCACTCAGTCAGTAGAAGAAATGAGTCCTACTACTTCAAAAAACTAA
- a CDS encoding cytochrome c oxidase subunit I: MATANIEHVVEQDHSHAHEEEHHHGNFITTYIFSTDHKMIAKQYLITGILWAFIGGLLSILFRLQLGFPEMDMTFLKPLLGGWISETGSLDPEFYLAMVTMHGTIMVFFVLTAGLSGTFSNFLIPLQIGARDMASGFMNMLSYWFFFIASVIMLSSLFLETGPAAGGWVVYPPLSALPQAIQGSGMGMTLWLVAMVFFIASTLLGGINYITTVINMRTKGMSFARLPLTIWAFFLTAIIGLLSFPVLVAAALLLVFDRSFGTSFYLSEIFINGEALPNIGGSPILYQHLFWFLGHPEVYIVLLPALGITSEIIATNSRKPIFGYRAMVGSMLGITILSFVVWAHHMFVSGLNPFLGSIFMFLTLIIAVPSAVKVFNYLTTLWKGNIRFTTAMMFSIGLVSVFISGGLTGIFLGNSAIDIQLHDTYFVVAHFHLVMGSASFFGLMAGVYHWFPKMFGRMMDKGLGYVHFWLTFVGVYMVFFPMHYIGIAGFPRRYYSFTTFDPFGAFADLNMFISIAAILTFFGQLVFAYNFFNSIFRGRLAPLNPWKSNTLEWTTPRNPGHGNWPGEIPTVYRWPYDYSKPGALEDYIPQTVPFSETPESNLPYENDMIGIEREGEKTEKMDESNAK; the protein is encoded by the coding sequence ATGGCAACGGCAAATATTGAACACGTAGTAGAGCAAGATCACTCGCACGCGCACGAAGAAGAGCATCACCACGGTAATTTTATTACCACCTACATATTCAGTACCGACCACAAAATGATTGCCAAGCAATACCTGATTACGGGTATTCTCTGGGCATTTATTGGAGGTTTATTATCTATTCTTTTCCGGCTTCAACTTGGTTTTCCCGAGATGGATATGACCTTTTTGAAGCCACTGTTAGGAGGTTGGATTTCAGAAACCGGAAGTCTCGACCCCGAGTTTTACTTAGCGATGGTAACCATGCACGGAACCATTATGGTATTCTTCGTGCTCACTGCCGGATTGAGTGGAACGTTCAGTAACTTCTTAATTCCTTTGCAGATTGGCGCACGGGATATGGCTTCAGGCTTTATGAATATGCTATCGTACTGGTTCTTCTTTATAGCCAGTGTGATTATGCTTTCTTCTCTATTCTTGGAAACTGGTCCGGCTGCTGGTGGTTGGGTGGTCTATCCCCCATTGAGTGCGCTACCACAAGCCATTCAAGGCTCAGGAATGGGCATGACATTGTGGTTAGTAGCAATGGTATTCTTTATTGCTTCTACGCTATTGGGTGGTATCAATTACATCACCACAGTAATTAATATGCGAACCAAGGGAATGTCTTTCGCAAGATTACCACTCACTATCTGGGCATTCTTCTTAACTGCCATTATCGGATTACTTTCGTTCCCGGTTTTGGTAGCAGCAGCCTTATTACTCGTATTTGATCGAAGTTTTGGTACTAGCTTCTACTTATCAGAAATATTTATTAATGGTGAGGCATTGCCTAACATTGGCGGTAGCCCAATTTTATACCAGCACTTATTCTGGTTTTTAGGTCACCCTGAAGTATACATCGTATTGCTGCCGGCATTAGGAATTACGTCTGAAATTATTGCTACCAACTCTCGTAAACCGATCTTTGGTTACCGAGCGATGGTTGGTTCCATGTTGGGGATTACCATCCTTTCGTTTGTAGTTTGGGCACACCATATGTTTGTTTCGGGACTGAACCCTTTCTTAGGTTCTATCTTTATGTTCCTAACACTCATCATTGCGGTACCTTCGGCGGTGAAAGTATTTAATTATCTGACTACTTTGTGGAAGGGCAATATTCGCTTTACCACTGCTATGATGTTTTCCATTGGACTAGTATCGGTATTTATATCGGGTGGTCTAACGGGAATATTCTTAGGTAATTCTGCTATTGATATCCAGCTTCACGATACGTACTTTGTGGTAGCCCACTTCCACTTGGTAATGGGTAGTGCTTCATTCTTCGGGCTGATGGCTGGGGTTTATCACTGGTTTCCGAAAATGTTCGGTAGAATGATGGATAAAGGTTTAGGTTATGTTCACTTCTGGCTAACCTTTGTTGGGGTGTACATGGTATTCTTCCCCATGCATTACATTGGTATTGCTGGTTTCCCCCGTCGTTACTACTCATTCACCACGTTTGATCCATTTGGGGCATTCGCTGATCTTAATATGTTCATTAGTATTGCGGCGATCTTAACTTTCTTTGGTCAGCTAGTATTTGCCTACAACTTCTTCAATAGTATTTTCCGAGGTCGGCTAGCACCGTTAAATCCTTGGAAGTCAAATACATTGGAGTGGACTACGCCCCGCAACCCTGGGCACGGCAATTGGCCGGGCGAAATTCCTACGGTTTACCGATGGCCGTATGATTACAGTAAGCCGGGAGCACTGGAAGACTATATTCCGCAAACGGTTCCATTCTCCGAAACTCCCGAGTCTAATTTGCCTTATGAAAACGACATGATTGGTATTGAACGAGAAGGTGAAAAGACCGAAAAAATGGATGAATCCAACGCCAAGTAG
- a CDS encoding DUF3341 domain-containing protein — translation MTAGNKFLVGVFDDDDVLLSAVAKVRESGIRIHECYTPFPVHGLGDALGYKRSKLPIAAFLFGMLGTSLALLMQFYMMGIDWPMIIGGKNFTSIPTFFPVTFELTVLLSALGMVGTFMIISDLRPYGKAKIFDLRATDDKYIMAIDLAKNSIDTTEIKQTLVNAGAVEVNEKHN, via the coding sequence ATGACCGCAGGAAATAAATTTTTGGTCGGGGTGTTTGATGACGACGATGTGCTGCTAAGCGCGGTGGCTAAAGTGCGCGAATCTGGTATTCGTATTCATGAATGTTACACCCCGTTTCCCGTACACGGCTTAGGTGATGCCCTTGGGTATAAGCGATCTAAGCTGCCGATTGCCGCTTTTTTGTTCGGTATGCTTGGTACTTCGTTAGCGTTGCTTATGCAATTTTATATGATGGGTATTGATTGGCCAATGATTATTGGCGGGAAGAATTTCACGTCTATCCCTACGTTTTTTCCAGTAACTTTTGAGCTAACGGTGTTACTATCGGCTCTGGGAATGGTAGGTACGTTTATGATTATCAGTGACCTGCGCCCTTACGGAAAAGCGAAAATATTTGATCTCCGAGCCACCGACGACAAGTATATTATGGCGATTGACTTAGCAAAAAATAGTATTGATACTACTGAGATCAAGCAAACTTTAGTAAATGCAGGTGCTGTAGAAGTAAACGAAAAGCACAATTAG
- a CDS encoding c-type cytochrome, which yields MKRYLAYLLFAVGVGLAACDAQGDFTGLEYAPQMYHSTPYEPLTQITDTDEGAWLSSLDNGVGEFYNSNPNNPYRMNSRVPPANTVRRNPNDFLPYRIPADSIELASRVLKNPIDSTEVVLAEGRTLYTKFCYPCHGGAGQGNGPVAEVYLGVPAYNKGRYRDMTEGHIFHTITWGRGRMNAHGSQMDIAERWKIVRYVQTLQQQ from the coding sequence ATGAAGCGATACTTAGCATACCTTTTATTTGCCGTAGGTGTAGGTTTGGCAGCTTGCGATGCTCAAGGGGACTTTACTGGTCTGGAGTACGCCCCACAAATGTACCATTCAACGCCCTACGAGCCACTCACTCAGATTACTGATACTGATGAAGGAGCCTGGCTAAGTTCATTAGATAACGGAGTAGGAGAGTTCTACAACTCTAACCCCAACAACCCTTATCGAATGAACTCTCGGGTTCCGCCCGCTAATACCGTACGCCGAAATCCCAATGATTTTCTTCCTTACCGTATTCCAGCCGATAGTATTGAGTTGGCTTCTCGCGTTCTGAAGAACCCAATAGATTCTACCGAAGTGGTTTTGGCCGAAGGGCGCACTTTGTACACCAAGTTTTGCTACCCCTGTCACGGTGGTGCGGGTCAGGGCAATGGTCCGGTTGCTGAGGTTTATTTGGGGGTTCCTGCTTACAACAAAGGGCGATACCGAGATATGACCGAAGGACATATATTTCATACTATTACCTGGGGTAGAGGGCGAATGAACGCGCATGGCTCTCAGATGGATATTGCCGAACGATGGAAAATTGTGCGGTACGTACAAACCTTGCAACAACAGTAA
- a CDS encoding cytochrome c oxidase subunit II, whose protein sequence is MIQFLIAVGVVLFLVVLFTILRILKLLNVARGTDKKHASTGNKVNAMLFMVFLIVMSGLMVWYSVGEFDKYQPAVASEHGIVTDRLFWITMAVTGFIFILTHILLFYFSYRYQYKETSKALFYPDNSKLEVIWTVIPAIVLSVLVFSGWKAWTDITAKAPDDSEIIEILGYQFAWTVRYPGTDEQLGEYDYRLIDAQNIWGMDFTDKASFDDLTVSSGEFYVPKGKPVLFKIRARDVLHSVYIPEFRLKQDAVPGMPTRFWFTATKTTEEMREEMEDPDFNYNVFCTEVCGRAHFSMRLRFVVVEPEEYEAWKAEKKPWLQGNPDYLAKVPSDLKDLAMVSAGIEEQNNIEVEKIN, encoded by the coding sequence ATGATTCAGTTTTTGATAGCAGTTGGAGTAGTTCTATTTCTAGTAGTCCTCTTTACTATTTTGAGGATACTTAAGTTATTGAATGTTGCGCGTGGCACCGATAAAAAGCATGCTTCTACCGGAAATAAGGTAAATGCAATGCTGTTTATGGTTTTTCTTATCGTTATGAGTGGATTAATGGTTTGGTACTCAGTTGGGGAGTTTGATAAGTATCAACCTGCGGTAGCCTCAGAGCATGGTATAGTAACCGATCGTTTGTTCTGGATTACTATGGCGGTTACTGGGTTCATCTTTATTCTGACCCACATCTTGTTATTTTATTTTTCGTACCGTTATCAGTACAAAGAAACCAGCAAAGCTCTATTTTATCCAGACAACAGTAAATTAGAGGTGATCTGGACTGTGATTCCGGCAATTGTACTTTCGGTTTTAGTTTTCTCTGGTTGGAAAGCCTGGACGGATATTACCGCTAAAGCCCCGGACGATTCTGAAATTATTGAAATACTAGGCTACCAGTTTGCCTGGACGGTTCGCTATCCAGGAACAGATGAGCAATTAGGCGAGTACGATTACCGCTTAATTGATGCTCAAAACATTTGGGGGATGGATTTTACGGACAAGGCTTCTTTTGATGATCTTACCGTTTCTTCCGGTGAGTTTTATGTGCCGAAAGGCAAACCAGTATTGTTTAAGATTAGAGCCAGAGATGTACTGCATAGTGTGTATATTCCTGAGTTTAGATTGAAGCAAGATGCAGTACCTGGAATGCCAACCCGCTTTTGGTTCACTGCCACCAAAACAACCGAAGAGATGCGTGAGGAGATGGAAGATCCTGATTTCAACTACAACGTATTCTGTACTGAAGTCTGCGGTCGGGCTCATTTCTCAATGCGACTGCGGTTTGTAGTAGTAGAACCCGAAGAATACGAAGCCTGGAAGGCAGAGAAAAAGCCTTGGTTACAGGGTAACCCTGACTATCTAGCCAAAGTACCTAGCGACCTGAAGGATTTAGCAATGGTAAGCGCAGGTATAGAAGAACAAAACAATATAGAGGTAGAGAAGATTAATTAA